One window from the genome of Betaproteobacteria bacterium encodes:
- a CDS encoding glycosyl hydrolase produces the protein MNVDRTPPSRSLGPATGCVALLVATRKGAFIFRSDKARRAWRVAGPMFFGHIVHHMVLDTRPNARGRRTLLAATSTGHLGPTIFRSTDLGRSWNEATRPPAFPKAATGQTARTVGHTFWLTPGYAGEPGVWYAGTSPQGLFRTEDDGESWSPVTGFNDHPMIERWTGGEKDGTPDGPKLHSINVDPRDPRHLYIAMSSGGVFESRDRGGSWRPLNAGVLADFMPDKYPEYGQDAHCVRLHPAAPDVLYQQNHCGIYRIERPGVEWQRIGDNMPKRIGDIGFPLVLHPRDPATLWVFPMDGGTVWPRTSPGGKPAAYMSRDAGRRWKRQDAGLPKSQGWFTVKRQAMSADAHEPVGVYFGTTGGELWATRNEGEKWTCVARHLPEIYAVEAAEVLR, from the coding sequence ATGAATGTCGACAGGACCCCGCCGTCCCGTTCACTCGGGCCGGCCACCGGCTGCGTCGCCCTGCTGGTCGCGACACGCAAGGGGGCCTTCATCTTTCGATCGGACAAGGCGCGGCGAGCCTGGCGCGTCGCAGGGCCGATGTTCTTCGGACACATCGTCCATCACATGGTGCTCGATACCCGGCCGAACGCGAGGGGCAGGCGCACGCTGCTCGCCGCCACGAGCACCGGGCACCTGGGGCCGACCATTTTTCGCTCCACGGATCTCGGCAGGAGCTGGAACGAGGCGACCCGGCCTCCGGCGTTTCCCAAGGCCGCCACGGGGCAGACGGCCCGCACCGTCGGTCACACGTTCTGGCTCACTCCCGGGTACGCTGGCGAGCCCGGCGTCTGGTACGCGGGAACCTCACCGCAGGGCCTCTTCCGAACCGAGGACGACGGCGAGAGCTGGTCACCCGTGACGGGGTTCAACGACCATCCGATGATCGAGCGCTGGACCGGTGGCGAGAAGGACGGCACGCCCGACGGCCCGAAGCTGCACTCGATCAACGTCGATCCGCGCGACCCGCGGCACCTCTACATCGCGATGTCGAGCGGCGGCGTGTTCGAGAGCAGGGACCGCGGCGGAAGCTGGCGGCCGTTGAACGCGGGCGTCCTTGCCGATTTCATGCCGGACAAGTACCCCGAGTACGGCCAGGACGCGCATTGCGTGCGCCTGCATCCCGCGGCCCCCGACGTGCTCTACCAGCAGAACCACTGCGGAATCTACCGCATCGAGCGGCCCGGTGTGGAGTGGCAACGCATCGGCGACAACATGCCGAAGAGGATCGGCGACATCGGATTTCCCCTGGTGCTGCATCCGCGCGATCCGGCGACGCTGTGGGTGTTTCCGATGGACGGCGGCACCGTGTGGCCGCGGACCAGCCCCGGGGGCAAGCCGGCAGCCTACATGTCACGCGATGCGGGCAGGCGCTGGAAGCGCCAGGATGCGGGGCTGCCGAAGAGTCAGGGCTGGTTCACGGTGAAGCGCCAGGCGATGAGCGCCGATGCCCACGAACCGGTCGGCGTCTATTTCGGCACGACCGGCGGCGAACTGTGGGCGACACGCAACGAAGGTGAAAAGTGGACGTGCGTCGCCCGCCACTTGCCCGAAATCTACGCCGTCGAGGCGGCCGAAGTGCTCCGGTGA
- a CDS encoding MoaD/ThiS family protein: MRVFIPTPLRSYTGDRGEVEATGATVAEALRDLDARFPGIRFRMIDEQDAIRRHIRIWVNKDEARTLEASLVESDELIIFQALSGG; encoded by the coding sequence GTGAGAGTCTTCATCCCCACCCCGCTTCGCTCCTACACGGGTGATCGCGGCGAAGTCGAGGCCACGGGCGCCACGGTTGCCGAGGCGCTCCGGGATCTCGACGCGCGCTTCCCGGGCATCCGCTTCCGCATGATCGACGAACAGGACGCGATCCGGCGCCACATCCGCATCTGGGTGAACAAGGACGAGGCCCGAACGCTCGAGGCGTCGCTCGTGGAATCGGACGAGTTGATCATCTTCCAGGCGCTGAGCGGCGGCTGA
- a CDS encoding AarF/ABC1/UbiB kinase family protein produces the protein MPRKPPPAPIPQSRLERMARIGLAAGELAMGAAAEGIRRLARGEAAEFGAALLSAPNAKRLAARLARLRGAAMKIGQLVSLQGEDVLPPEFARALSVLRSQAVPMPPQQVRRVLGREYGKGWEKRFAQFDWEPIAAASIGQVHRAIASNGRDLALKIQYPGVARSIASDVDNVAVLLRLFNLLPLGIDVAGMAAEAKRQLAQEADYESEGRFLERYAKLVADEPGLLVPCVHWDLTTPRVMAMDFMEGEPLESLATASQLKRDAVGTLLERLLFRELFEFRVMQTDPNFANYLWQPESGRIVLLDFGATMRFPGEFVTKYARMTRAVIAGEREAVAQGAISIGYAAPGDSPERLKAVTDVIFLVCEPLRHRGRYDFPASGLPARVRDLGYDLAFRQGLVRAPPPETIFLHRKLVGSFLLLARIGARVDARSLVLEVLGER, from the coding sequence ATGCCTCGAAAGCCGCCTCCCGCGCCGATCCCGCAGTCCCGCCTCGAGCGCATGGCCCGGATCGGCTTGGCGGCGGGGGAACTCGCCATGGGCGCCGCTGCCGAGGGAATTCGCCGTCTCGCCCGCGGGGAGGCGGCCGAGTTCGGCGCCGCGCTCCTGTCCGCTCCCAACGCAAAGCGTCTGGCCGCGCGCCTCGCGCGCCTGCGTGGCGCGGCCATGAAAATCGGCCAGCTCGTTTCCCTGCAGGGCGAGGACGTCCTGCCGCCCGAGTTTGCCCGGGCGCTCTCGGTTCTGCGGTCCCAAGCCGTGCCCATGCCGCCGCAGCAAGTGCGCCGCGTGCTCGGACGCGAGTACGGCAAGGGCTGGGAGAAGCGGTTCGCGCAATTCGACTGGGAGCCCATCGCCGCCGCTTCGATCGGGCAGGTGCATCGCGCAATCGCGTCGAACGGCCGCGACCTCGCCCTCAAGATCCAGTACCCGGGGGTGGCCCGCTCGATCGCGAGCGACGTGGACAACGTCGCGGTGCTGCTGCGGCTCTTCAACCTGCTGCCGCTGGGCATCGACGTGGCGGGCATGGCGGCCGAGGCCAAACGCCAGCTCGCGCAGGAGGCCGACTACGAGAGCGAGGGCCGCTTCCTCGAGCGCTATGCGAAGCTCGTCGCCGACGAGCCGGGATTGCTGGTGCCGTGCGTGCACTGGGACCTCACCACGCCGCGCGTCATGGCCATGGATTTCATGGAGGGCGAGCCGCTCGAGTCATTGGCCACAGCCTCCCAGTTGAAACGCGACGCGGTGGGCACGCTGCTCGAGCGCCTGCTCTTCCGCGAGCTCTTCGAGTTCCGGGTCATGCAGACGGACCCCAATTTTGCCAACTACCTGTGGCAGCCGGAGAGCGGACGGATCGTTTTGCTCGACTTCGGCGCCACGATGCGCTTTCCCGGGGAGTTCGTGACGAAGTACGCGCGTATGACGCGGGCGGTGATAGCGGGCGAGCGCGAGGCCGTGGCGCAGGGGGCCATCAGTATCGGCTACGCGGCTCCCGGGGATTCTCCCGAGCGGCTCAAGGCCGTGACGGACGTGATCTTCCTCGTCTGCGAGCCCCTTCGGCACCGCGGCCGCTATGATTTTCCGGCCTCGGGCCTGCCCGCGAGAGTCCGGGATCTCGGCTACGACCTCGCCTTCCGGCAGGGCCTCGTACGCGCGCCGCCGCCGGAGACGATTTTCCTGCACCGCAAGCTGGTGGGGAGTTTCCTGCTGCTGGCACGCATCGGTGCACGTGTGGATGCGCGGTCGCTCGTGCTGGAAGTCCTCGGGGAGCGCTAG
- a CDS encoding MFS transporter: protein MSPPASPNRTIVLLSLAAFASAASMRVMDALLVRVSTEYGIGLASASNAVTVFAILYGLLQLVMGPLGDRHGKLRVIAAACGAAAVASLACAAAPTYATLLLARAATGASCACVIPLSMAWVGDTTPYETRQGVLARFLLGQIIGLSAGAALGGFAAESGYWQWPFAALAAWFLVVGAILGRAAWRQPSGAHEAPGNLVANLLEVLRTPGVARIVITVFLEGVVLMGGLAFVATHLHQARGASMPVAGAMFFAVSAGGVVFAYFARHIVPVLGEARLAALGTVVIAVSVLGIAWAPSLSAAPVTCFGTGLGFYMLHNTLQTNATQMASTRRGAAVALFASLFFLGQSVGVALAGRLAEGIGTDWTLTISALAMLPVGIGFAFFGARRK from the coding sequence ATGTCCCCGCCCGCCTCCCCGAACAGGACCATCGTCCTTCTCTCCCTCGCCGCCTTCGCGAGCGCGGCCTCGATGCGCGTGATGGACGCCTTGCTCGTGCGCGTATCCACCGAGTACGGCATCGGTCTCGCCTCGGCCTCGAACGCAGTCACGGTGTTTGCCATCCTGTACGGGCTGCTGCAACTCGTGATGGGGCCGCTGGGCGACCGGCACGGAAAGCTGCGCGTCATCGCGGCGGCTTGCGGCGCGGCGGCGGTCGCGAGCCTCGCCTGCGCGGCCGCGCCCACCTACGCCACCCTCCTCCTCGCGCGCGCCGCGACGGGGGCGAGCTGCGCGTGCGTCATTCCGCTCTCGATGGCCTGGGTTGGCGATACCACGCCCTACGAGACGCGCCAGGGCGTGCTGGCGCGCTTCCTCCTCGGACAGATCATCGGGCTCTCGGCCGGCGCGGCCCTCGGGGGCTTCGCCGCGGAAAGCGGCTACTGGCAGTGGCCCTTCGCGGCGCTGGCGGCGTGGTTCCTCGTCGTGGGCGCGATCCTCGGCCGCGCGGCGTGGCGGCAACCGTCGGGCGCGCACGAGGCGCCCGGCAACCTGGTCGCGAACCTCCTGGAAGTGCTGCGCACGCCGGGTGTTGCGCGGATCGTGATCACCGTCTTCCTCGAAGGAGTCGTGCTGATGGGCGGGCTCGCCTTCGTGGCCACCCACCTTCACCAGGCGCGCGGTGCCTCCATGCCCGTGGCCGGCGCCATGTTCTTCGCCGTGAGCGCGGGCGGCGTGGTCTTCGCGTACTTCGCGCGCCACATCGTCCCGGTTCTCGGCGAAGCGCGCCTGGCTGCGCTGGGCACCGTCGTCATCGCCGTCTCGGTTCTCGGCATCGCGTGGGCTCCCTCGCTTTCCGCGGCGCCGGTGACATGCTTCGGTACGGGGCTCGGCTTCTACATGCTGCACAACACGCTGCAGACCAACGCCACCCAGATGGCGTCCACGCGGCGGGGCGCGGCCGTGGCGCTCTTCGCGTCGCTCTTCTTCCTCGGGCAGTCGGTGGGCGTCGCGCTGGCAGGCCGGCTCGCGGAAGGAATCGGCACCGACTGGACGCTCACGATCTCCGCGCTGGCGATGTTGCCGGTCGGGATCGGGTTCGCTTTCTTCGGGGCCAGGCGGAAGTGA
- a CDS encoding tripartite tricarboxylate transporter permease, with the protein MDIFANLLLGLSVAITPINLAFLFAGVMLGMIVGIIPGFGPAAGIAILLPITYGMNPTGAVIMLSAIYYGSMYGGTITSILINTPGDSATVASTFDGYPLAQQGRAGPALVMQAVASFIGGTFGVILITVLAPLFALVTRSFGPPEFFLLVMMGLMTLIVMIDGNWRYGVISALIGFALGTVGVDLETGQTRFTFRSAEMIGGIDFIPIAIGLFGLGELYYAFYQGLHLSGAGGIVQYQKEKRFWPEWRDYAETKFTVIRGSVLGFVIGVIPGAGATIASLMSYSLEKAVSRTPEKFGKGAMAGLVGPEAANNAASSGAMVPLLSLGLPGSASTAVLLAAFLMWGLTPGPLLMTQKPEFAWGLIASMYLGNMALLALNIFAIPLFVQMIKVPYRILAPAVILICTLGTYSVNGSMIETWLMFAAGLFGFFMKLYGYSPAALVLALVLGPLAEQSLRQTLTISRGSFGIFLDRPMSLGILCVTVTILVGGLLLHRRRQEEE; encoded by the coding sequence ATGGATATTTTCGCCAACCTGCTGCTCGGGCTGTCGGTCGCCATAACACCGATCAACCTCGCCTTCCTCTTCGCCGGCGTCATGCTCGGCATGATCGTGGGCATCATCCCGGGATTCGGCCCCGCCGCGGGGATCGCGATCCTCCTGCCCATCACCTACGGCATGAATCCGACGGGCGCCGTGATCATGCTCTCGGCGATCTACTACGGGTCGATGTACGGCGGGACGATCACCTCGATCCTGATCAACACGCCGGGGGATTCCGCCACCGTCGCGAGCACCTTCGACGGCTATCCCCTCGCGCAGCAGGGCCGCGCCGGGCCGGCGCTGGTGATGCAGGCGGTCGCGTCGTTCATCGGCGGCACGTTCGGCGTCATCCTGATCACGGTGCTGGCGCCGCTGTTCGCGCTGGTGACGCGCAGCTTCGGCCCGCCGGAGTTCTTTCTCCTCGTCATGATGGGGCTGATGACGCTCATCGTGATGATCGACGGCAACTGGCGCTATGGCGTGATCTCGGCGTTGATCGGCTTTGCGCTCGGCACGGTCGGGGTCGACCTCGAGACGGGCCAGACGCGCTTCACGTTCCGGTCCGCGGAGATGATCGGCGGCATCGACTTCATCCCGATCGCCATCGGCCTGTTCGGCCTCGGCGAACTCTACTACGCCTTCTACCAGGGGCTGCATCTCTCGGGGGCCGGGGGCATCGTCCAGTACCAGAAGGAGAAGCGCTTCTGGCCGGAGTGGCGCGATTACGCCGAGACCAAGTTCACCGTGATCCGCGGCTCGGTACTGGGCTTCGTCATCGGCGTCATCCCGGGCGCAGGCGCCACCATCGCCTCGCTCATGTCGTACTCGCTCGAGAAGGCCGTCTCCCGGACGCCGGAGAAATTCGGCAAGGGCGCGATGGCGGGTCTGGTGGGCCCGGAGGCGGCCAACAACGCGGCCTCGTCGGGCGCGATGGTGCCTCTGCTCTCCCTCGGCCTGCCCGGTTCGGCCTCGACGGCCGTGCTGCTCGCCGCCTTCCTCATGTGGGGGCTCACGCCGGGGCCGCTGCTCATGACGCAGAAGCCCGAATTCGCCTGGGGCCTCATCGCCAGCATGTACCTCGGCAACATGGCGCTGCTCGCGCTCAACATCTTCGCCATCCCGCTGTTCGTGCAGATGATCAAGGTCCCCTACCGGATCCTCGCGCCCGCCGTGATTCTCATCTGCACCCTCGGCACCTACAGCGTGAACGGCAGCATGATCGAGACGTGGCTGATGTTCGCCGCCGGCCTCTTCGGGTTCTTCATGAAGCTCTATGGCTACTCGCCCGCGGCGCTCGTTCTCGCGCTCGTCCTCGGGCCGCTGGCGGAGCAGTCACTGCGCCAGACGCTCACCATCTCGCGCGGGTCGTTCGGAATCTTCCTCGATCGGCCGATGTCGCTGGGGATCCTGTGCGTTACCGTCACCATCCTGGTCGGGGGGCTGCTGCTGCACCGCAGGCGGCAGGAGGAAGAATAG
- a CDS encoding tripartite tricarboxylate transporter TctB family protein, whose amino-acid sequence MQTTNGPGGDSAAPAQGTAGARALRAGFLLAVLFLAAFYTYIAFTELSYLSSTGRLGPGFLPRIIGVSLVAMCALSLYADMRHLPDEQAVSPAWRGAAVLALLSGVLVALLDLLGGLVSMMVFMAAALWILNRGRPLQNALISVLLPLGIYVVFDVWLRASMPRGMLPLPF is encoded by the coding sequence GTGCAGACCACGAACGGACCCGGCGGCGATTCCGCCGCACCGGCGCAGGGCACGGCGGGCGCGCGTGCGCTGCGCGCGGGATTCCTCCTGGCGGTCCTGTTCCTGGCCGCCTTCTACACGTACATCGCGTTCACCGAACTGAGCTACCTGTCCTCGACCGGGCGGCTCGGGCCGGGATTCCTGCCGCGCATCATCGGCGTGTCGCTCGTCGCGATGTGCGCGCTCAGCCTGTACGCGGACATGAGGCACCTGCCCGACGAGCAGGCCGTGTCGCCCGCCTGGCGCGGCGCCGCCGTGCTTGCGCTGCTCTCCGGCGTGCTCGTCGCGTTGCTCGACCTTCTCGGGGGCCTCGTGTCCATGATGGTCTTCATGGCTGCCGCGCTGTGGATCCTCAACCGCGGGCGCCCCCTGCAGAACGCGCTCATCTCCGTTCTCCTGCCGCTCGGCATCTACGTGGTGTTCGACGTGTGGCTCAGGGCCTCGATGCCGCGCGGCATGCTGCCGCTCCCGTTCTGA
- a CDS encoding tripartite tricarboxylate transporter substrate binding protein, with protein sequence MTINGFYKGSRKCGIALLSALLAFAVIANAPASAQDKYPSKRLDWTIAFGPGGGNDIMSRTLISIIEKYKYYPDNIVPENRAGGSGAKGWGYVFSQTGNPYHITSTSGSFITTPLQANTPWHAASFTPIALLASDDGVILVNGKSKIRTLREFIDQSKAKSPSIGGIGTVNVEFIVPKLLSERAGFKFEYVAFNKQGELITALLSGAIEAAMSNPGEVLGLLQSGDLRAIAFTGKKTPKVLGNVPTLAEEGYDLGISMPRGLVLPPGVPKEAQAWWIETVRKIVQTPEWKEYIDKQLLTENVLYGEDFRAFLQRTQGTFADILKKSGAIK encoded by the coding sequence ATGACTATCAACGGCTTTTACAAGGGCTCGCGTAAGTGCGGCATCGCCTTGCTTTCGGCCCTGCTGGCATTCGCCGTCATCGCGAACGCCCCGGCTTCGGCCCAGGACAAGTACCCGAGCAAGCGCCTCGACTGGACGATCGCCTTCGGGCCGGGCGGAGGCAACGACATCATGTCTCGAACCCTCATCTCCATCATCGAGAAGTACAAGTACTATCCCGACAACATCGTCCCCGAGAACCGTGCCGGGGGAAGCGGGGCGAAGGGCTGGGGCTATGTCTTCAGCCAGACGGGCAACCCGTACCACATCACCTCGACCAGCGGCAGTTTCATCACCACGCCGCTCCAGGCCAATACGCCGTGGCACGCGGCCAGCTTCACGCCGATCGCGCTGCTCGCCTCCGACGACGGGGTGATCCTGGTGAACGGCAAGTCGAAGATCAGGACGTTGCGCGAGTTCATCGACCAATCCAAGGCGAAATCGCCGTCGATCGGCGGCATCGGCACGGTCAATGTCGAGTTCATCGTGCCGAAGCTGCTCTCCGAACGGGCCGGATTCAAGTTCGAGTACGTGGCGTTCAACAAGCAGGGCGAGCTGATCACCGCGCTGCTGTCCGGCGCGATCGAAGCGGCGATGTCGAACCCGGGCGAGGTGCTCGGCCTGCTGCAGTCGGGTGACCTGAGAGCGATCGCCTTCACCGGCAAGAAGACGCCCAAGGTGCTCGGCAACGTTCCGACTTTGGCGGAAGAGGGCTACGACCTGGGCATTTCGATGCCGCGCGGGCTGGTCCTGCCGCCCGGCGTGCCGAAGGAGGCGCAGGCCTGGTGGATCGAAACGGTCAGGAAGATTGTCCAGACGCCGGAATGGAAGGAATACATCGACAAGCAGCTGCTCACCGAGAATGTCCTCTATGGCGAGGACTTCCGCGCCTTCCTGCAGCGGACGCAGGGCACGTTCGCCGATATCCTGAAGAAGTCGGGTGCGATCAAGTAG
- a CDS encoding aldolase, giving the protein MAEIPRLNGAIRALEQGKPTFVTFSPPEVGMAQAINAAPYDAVVFEMEHNPYDIQLLRDCMQYMLDRRQIANSGSIAPAVTPMVRIPANGGEMNQFLAKQVLDIGVYGVIWPHVSTVEEARNAVAACRYPRPPSAPLYEPAGQRGDAPKNAAPYWGLTAQEYYARADVWPLNPKGEILVGIQCEEAKAIKNLPKILEQVPGIGYVLIGEGDLSQDLGFPRQYEHPTVAAAIDEILAICKAHNVVCGHPHANAKNVDELVAKGYRWLMTLPTLSFAGLEKGLKAAGRAPVS; this is encoded by the coding sequence ATGGCTGAAATACCTCGCCTCAATGGCGCGATCAGGGCGCTCGAGCAGGGCAAGCCCACTTTTGTCACTTTCTCGCCGCCCGAGGTCGGCATGGCGCAGGCGATCAATGCAGCGCCGTACGATGCCGTGGTGTTCGAGATGGAGCACAACCCGTACGACATCCAGTTGCTGCGCGACTGCATGCAGTACATGCTCGACCGCAGGCAGATCGCGAACTCGGGCAGCATCGCGCCGGCAGTGACGCCGATGGTGCGCATACCCGCGAACGGCGGCGAAATGAACCAGTTCCTCGCCAAGCAGGTGCTCGATATCGGCGTCTACGGCGTCATCTGGCCGCATGTCAGCACCGTGGAAGAGGCCCGCAACGCCGTCGCCGCATGCCGCTATCCGCGTCCCCCGTCGGCGCCGCTGTATGAGCCGGCGGGCCAGCGCGGCGACGCGCCGAAGAATGCGGCGCCGTACTGGGGCCTTACTGCGCAGGAGTATTACGCCCGCGCCGATGTCTGGCCGCTGAATCCCAAGGGCGAAATCCTGGTCGGCATCCAGTGCGAGGAAGCCAAGGCGATCAAGAACCTGCCGAAGATACTCGAACAGGTGCCCGGAATTGGCTACGTCCTGATCGGGGAAGGCGACCTGTCGCAGGATCTCGGCTTTCCGCGGCAGTACGAGCACCCGACCGTGGCAGCGGCGATCGACGAGATTCTCGCCATCTGCAAGGCGCACAACGTGGTCTGCGGCCATCCTCACGCCAACGCAAAGAATGTCGACGAGCTGGTGGCCAAGGGATACCGCTGGCTGATGACCTTGCCGACCCTTTCCTTCGCGGGGCTCGAAAAAGGCCTCAAGGCTGCAGGCAGGGCGCCGGTTTCGTAG
- a CDS encoding GFA family protein: protein MTQTTLTGGCLCGAVKYEVTGEPVRFLHCHCSRCRKATGTGHASNLFLQPGTLKWLAGEEQVRSFKVPEATRFTNSFCATCGSRLPRQAGPDMVLIPAGSLDVEPPIKPQARIFTGSRANWSCEGDGLTAFPEMPTK, encoded by the coding sequence ATGACCCAGACAACCCTGACAGGCGGCTGCCTTTGCGGCGCCGTGAAGTACGAAGTCACCGGGGAGCCCGTGCGCTTCCTGCATTGCCATTGCTCGCGCTGCCGCAAGGCGACGGGAACGGGCCACGCCTCGAACCTCTTCCTCCAGCCCGGCACGCTCAAGTGGCTCGCGGGCGAGGAGCAGGTGCGATCGTTCAAGGTGCCCGAGGCCACGCGGTTCACCAACAGCTTCTGCGCCACGTGCGGCAGCCGTCTGCCGCGCCAGGCGGGCCCCGATATGGTGTTGATCCCGGCCGGCTCCCTCGACGTCGAGCCGCCGATCAAGCCGCAGGCGCGCATCTTCACCGGTTCGCGTGCGAACTGGTCCTGCGAGGGCGACGGGTTGACCGCGTTTCCGGAAATGCCGACGAAATAG
- a CDS encoding SDR family NAD(P)-dependent oxidoreductase translates to MEMPVYRSALIVGAGQGLSASLARLFAKEGLAVSVAARNTAKLAPLCAETGARPFACDAQDEAQVARLFAEVDREQGAPDVVVYNASARSRGPFVELVPADVQRALQVTAFGAFLVAQQAVARMLPKGRGAILFTGASASIKGYAQSAPFAMGKFALRGLAQSLARELSPQGIHVAHFVIDGGIRGPSHSADPAKPDALLDPDAIALNYLNILRQPRSAWTWEVELRPWVERF, encoded by the coding sequence ATGGAAATGCCCGTCTACAGGTCCGCACTGATCGTCGGCGCCGGCCAGGGGCTGAGTGCATCCCTTGCCCGGCTGTTCGCGAAGGAGGGTCTCGCCGTCTCGGTCGCTGCCCGAAACACCGCCAAGCTCGCGCCGCTGTGCGCCGAAACGGGCGCGCGTCCCTTCGCTTGCGACGCCCAGGACGAGGCGCAGGTCGCGCGCCTGTTCGCCGAGGTCGACCGCGAGCAGGGCGCGCCGGACGTGGTCGTCTACAACGCCAGCGCGCGCAGTCGCGGTCCGTTCGTCGAGCTCGTTCCGGCCGACGTCCAGCGCGCATTGCAGGTCACCGCGTTCGGTGCTTTCCTGGTCGCGCAGCAGGCCGTGGCGCGGATGCTGCCGAAGGGGCGCGGCGCGATCCTCTTCACGGGCGCTTCGGCCAGCATCAAGGGCTACGCGCAGTCGGCGCCGTTTGCGATGGGCAAGTTCGCTCTTCGCGGGCTTGCCCAGAGCCTGGCCCGCGAACTCTCGCCGCAGGGCATTCACGTCGCGCACTTCGTGATCGACGGCGGGATTCGCGGCCCCTCGCACAGCGCCGACCCGGCGAAGCCCGACGCGCTGCTCGATCCGGACGCGATCGCGCTCAACTATCTGAACATCCTTCGCCAGCCGCGCAGCGCCTGGACCTGGGAGGTCGAGCTGCGGCCCTGGGTGGAGCGCTTCTGA
- a CDS encoding glutathione S-transferase, whose translation MPIELHAFDTPNGRKISVALEEMALPYTVKIVDIRKGDQHAPAFLAISPNGKIPAIVDPDGPEGKPVSVFESGAILIYLGEKSGKFWPKNLAARIPVLEWLMFQHGGFGPIPGQVHHFLTVQNEADRRYGLERYSKETRRLYGVMDRRLAAREFFADAISIADFAIVGWAWRHERHKVDLADFPNVKRWYETMMARPGVQRGFAVKLS comes from the coding sequence ATGCCCATCGAACTGCACGCCTTCGACACGCCGAACGGCCGCAAGATCAGCGTCGCGCTGGAAGAGATGGCGCTTCCCTACACGGTGAAGATCGTCGACATCCGCAAGGGCGACCAACACGCCCCCGCCTTCCTCGCGATCAGCCCAAACGGCAAGATCCCCGCCATCGTCGACCCCGACGGGCCCGAGGGCAAGCCGGTGAGCGTCTTCGAGTCGGGCGCGATCCTCATCTACCTGGGCGAGAAGTCGGGAAAGTTCTGGCCGAAGAATCTGGCCGCGCGCATCCCGGTTCTCGAGTGGCTCATGTTCCAGCACGGGGGCTTCGGGCCGATCCCGGGGCAGGTGCACCATTTTCTCACCGTCCAGAACGAAGCGGACCGCCGCTACGGGCTGGAACGCTACTCCAAGGAAACCCGGCGGCTCTACGGCGTGATGGACCGGAGACTCGCCGCGCGAGAGTTCTTCGCCGATGCGATTTCGATTGCCGACTTCGCCATCGTGGGCTGGGCGTGGCGGCACGAGCGGCACAAGGTCGACCTCGCCGATTTCCCGAACGTGAAGCGCTGGTATGAAACGATGATGGCCCGGCCCGGGGTGCAGCGCGGGTTCGCGGTGAAGTTGAGCTGA